A single window of Candidatus Binatia bacterium DNA harbors:
- the nikR gene encoding nickel-responsive transcriptional regulator NikR — MTGLTRFGISLDEKLLREFDRLIKRKGYTNRSEAIRDLIRDNLVREQWETGTAEMVGTITLVYDHETRELTDKLTDLQHDHFDRIVSTLHVHLDAHHCLEVMVVRGQAAELKKIADKLIGTRGVKHGTFSATAEGKALA; from the coding sequence ATGACAGGGCTTACCCGATTCGGCATTTCCCTCGACGAGAAGCTCCTGCGGGAGTTCGATCGCCTGATCAAACGGAAAGGATACACCAACCGCTCCGAGGCGATCCGTGATTTGATCCGCGATAATCTCGTCCGGGAACAGTGGGAGACGGGAACGGCGGAAATGGTCGGCACGATCACGCTGGTCTACGACCACGAGACGCGTGAGCTAACTGACAAGTTGACTGATCTGCAGCACGATCATTTCGACCGCATCGTTTCTACCCTGCACGTCCACCTCGATGCGCACCATTGCCTGGAGGTCATGGTCGTACGAGGGCAAGCCGCGGAGCTGAAGAAGATCGCCGACAAATTGATCGGGACCCGTGGAGTGAAGCACGGGACTTTCTCCGCAACGGCCGAAGGCAAAGCGCTGGCGTGA
- a CDS encoding AbrB/MazE/SpoVT family DNA-binding domain-containing protein — translation METVTISPKFQVVIPKDIRRQLKLSPGQKVQAVLYEDRIELIPVRPLKKMRGFLKGIDTDVPREGDRV, via the coding sequence ATGGAAACGGTCACGATTTCCCCCAAGTTTCAGGTGGTCATCCCGAAGGACATCCGCAGGCAACTGAAGCTCAGCCCGGGTCAGAAGGTTCAAGCTGTTCTTTACGAGGATCGAATCGAGCTCATTCCTGTTCGGCCGCTGAAGAAAATGCGGGGATTCCTCAAGGGCATCGATACGGACGTGCCGCGTGAAGGAGATCGCGTGTGA
- a CDS encoding type II toxin-antitoxin system VapC family toxin → MNIVDSSGWLEYFADGPNAKFFAAAVEATGTLLVPTLSLYEVFKRVLQQRGEGHALQAVALMQQGRILELTAPLALAAARVSLDEKIPMADSIMLATARAHGATLWSQDSDFEGIPGVRYVVKRASGS, encoded by the coding sequence GTGAACATCGTCGACTCCTCCGGGTGGCTCGAGTATTTTGCGGACGGACCGAACGCGAAGTTCTTTGCCGCAGCGGTTGAAGCGACGGGTACGCTCCTGGTCCCGACCCTGAGCCTGTATGAAGTGTTCAAGCGGGTCCTACAGCAGCGTGGGGAAGGCCACGCCCTTCAGGCCGTCGCACTCATGCAGCAGGGCAGAATTCTTGAGCTGACCGCACCTCTGGCACTGGCAGCGGCAAGGGTCAGCCTAGATGAGAAGATACCCATGGCAGACAGCATCATGTTGGCCACGGCCCGCGCACATGGTGCCACCCTCTGGAGCCAGGATTCCGACTTCGAAGGGATTCCGGGTGTCAGGTACGTCGTCAAAAGAGCCTCGGGCTCATAG
- a CDS encoding chromate resistance protein ChrB domain-containing protein, which translates to MRWITRQFAKVDRIACPWLIKKFVDPEAEFVFLPLDTDSPSHDASGASVTMSPRLF; encoded by the coding sequence ATGCGTTGGATCACGCGACAGTTTGCCAAAGTCGACCGGATCGCCTGCCCGTGGTTGATCAAGAAGTTCGTTGACCCGGAGGCCGAGTTCGTCTTCCTGCCGCTCGACACCGACTCCCCAAGCCACGACGCGTCCGGCGCGTCCGTGACTATGAGCCCGAGGCTCTTTTGA